GTCGGGCTCGGCCGGACCATGGATGTTGAGGTCGTCGCCGAGCCGTTCGGTGAGGGTGCGCATGGCATATGCGGTGAGTTCGATCTCGTGTGCCCGCACGGCGTCCATGCCGAGGGCGCTGAGGTAGTCGACCGCGGCGCCGAGGCCAACTGCCTCGGCGACCGGTGGTGTGCCGGCCTCGAACTTGGCCGGCAGCTCCGCAGCAATGAAACCGTCCAGACGCACGTCGAGGATCATTCCGCCGCCGCCGAGGAACGGCGGCATCGCCTCGAGCAGCTCGCGCCGTGCCCACAGCACACCCACGCCGGTGGGTCCGCACATCTTGTGACCGGAGAAGGCCATGAAGTCGACGCCGAGGTCAGTGACATCGGTGGGCAGGTGGGGGACCGACTGGCACGCGTCGAGGCACACGAGCGCACCTGCCGCGTGGGCTGCCTCTGTGATCCGCTTCACCGGAGTGATCGTGCCGACGACGTTGGACATGGCCGTGAGGCCGACCAGCTTGGCCCCGTCCAGCAAGAGGTCGAGCTCGGACAGATCGAGTTGGGAGTCCTCGGTGAGGGGGATCCAGCGAATCTCGAAGCCTCGCTCCGCCGCGAGTTGCTGCCAGGGAACGATGTCGGCGTGGTGCTCGAGCTGCGTCAGCACGATGGCGTCGCCGGGGCCGAGGTTGGCGCCACCCCAGCTCCGCGCCACGAGGTTGATCGCCTCGGTGGCGTTCTTGGTGAAGATGATCTCCTCGGTTGCCGGCGCCCCGATGAAGCGGGCGACCTTGGCCCGGGCCCCCTCGAGGGCGTTGGTGGCCGCCTCGGCGAGGTCGTACGCGGCCCGGTGCACGTTGGCGTGGTCGTTCTCGTAGTAGTGGTCCATCGCCTGCAGAACAGCGGTCGGCTTCTGCGAGGAGGCAGCGGAGTCGAGGAACACCAGCGGCGGGTCGGTGCGGTTGGTGAAGATCGGGAAGTCGGCCTTGATGGCAGCGGTGTCGAGCACGGTGGTGGCATCGCTGCGGGCACTCACGTTGTCGCTCGCCATTGGTCGAATCCTTCTTGCTCGAGCCGCTTGGCCAGTTCGGGGCCACCGGAGTCGACGATGCGGCCGTCGAGAAGGATATGGACCACGTCGGGGGTGATGTAGTCCAGGAGCTTCTGGTAGTGGGTGATGACGACCACGCCCAGGTCCGGTCGGTCCTCGCGCACTGCGTTGACGCCGGCCGCCACGACCTTCAGCGCGTCGATGTCGAGCCCCGAGTCGGTCTCGTCGAGGATCGCCAGATCGGGCTCGAGCATGGCCATCTGGAGCACCTCGTTGCGCTTCTTCTCGCCACCGGAGAAGCCCTCGTTGAGGAACCGATCGGCGAACGCCGGGTCCATGTCGAGGCGCTTCATCCATTCCATGATGGCGAGGCGGATCTCGAGTACCGACAGGTCGATCCCCTTGCGCTGGGACAGTGCCTGGCGCAGGAACTGCCGCACCGGAACCCCGGCGACCTCCTGGGGATACTGGAAGGCCAGGAACATGCCTTCGCGCCCGCGCAGGTCGGGTGACCAGTCGGTGACGTCATCGCCCTTGTAGCGCACGCTTCCCGAAGTCACCTCGTACTCCGGCGATCCCATCAGCACGTTGGCGAGGGTCGACTTGCCCGAACCGTTGGGACCCATGAGCGCGTGGACCTCGCCGGGCGCTACCTGCAGGGTCACCCCGCGCAGGATGTCGCTCGACACGGTGTCGCCGGTGTGGGCGCCATCGCCGGCCGACTCGTCGGCGTCAGCCGTTGCGGGGCGCGCGTGCAGGTCTCGGGTCTCGAACAGGGGGGTGGTGGCTGCGTCGGCCATGCCCCGATTGTATTTGCACTACGGGGGTAGTGGAAATAGCTCGTCGTGAGACTTCAAACGGGCCCGCACGAGAGGTGGCTGACCGAGCTACGCCGGAGGCGCCCTTGCAATCGAGTATTCCTAGTGGTTTACTGGGAAAGATGCCGGGGGCCGAATGGCGATCGGCCGGTGAGGCGAACGGGCAGGCGATCTGAGGGGGTGACATGGAGCGGTTGCTGATCTTCTTTGCGGCAGGGCTGATCGCCCAGCTGTTCGACGGGTCCCTCGGCATGGGTTTCGGCGTGATCGGCACCTCCGTGCTCGTCGCCGGGGGAGCGACCGCAGCTGCAGCTTCGGCGGTCATCCACGCAGCCAAGCTCGGGACCTCGGTGATATCCGGCACTGCTCACTGGCGGTTCGGCAACGTGCACTGGCGCACCGTTTGGGCAATCGGGCTGCCAGGGATGCTCGGGGGGTTCCTGGGTGCATGGTTCCTCAGTTCGGTCGACGGAGCATCCATGGCCCCGGTGACCGCCACCGTCCTGCTCATCCTCGGCATCCTGATGCTCGCCCGCTTCGCATTCGGTGCCACTCCTCCCACCGCCGAGCCGGACCACATCCGCAGGTCAGTTCTCGTTCCCGTCGGCCTCGTGGGCGGCACGGTCGACGCGATCGGCGGCGGGGGATGGGGACCGGTGGCCACACCCTCGCTCATGGGGCCGGCGCGCATGGAGCCCCGCCTCGCCATCGGCTCGGTTGCGGCCTCGGAATTCCTGGTCGCACTGGGCGCCGTGATCGGGTTCGCCCCGCACCTGGGTGACCTGGAGGTCGACTGGGGGCAGTTCGGGGCGTTGCTCGCCGGTGCCGCTGTGGCCGCGCCATTCGCAGCGTGGGCGGTGAAGGTGCTGCCGGTTCGGGTGCTCGGCACCTTCGTGGGGGCGATGATCGTCACCCTCAATCTGCGGACCATCCTCGCCGGCTTGGGTACTTCCGCGCTACTGGTGACAGCGGTCGTCCTGGCGTGCATCCCCATGGCGGTGGTGCTGGTGACCCGCAGCGTGCACCTCGACCGCGAGGAGCAGGCAGTGTTGCGTAGCGCCGAGGCCCGCGACGTGCTCGAAGCCGCCGGCGCCTCCGAGTCCGGGCATTGCTGAGCTCGTCCGGCCATTGGGCTGGACCGACCCGGCCAACCACGTCCTCTCTCCGGAGATCCGAGGCGTGCACTACTGCACCGTCTGAACCCCGGCGTGGGCCTACTGGTGGATGACCGCAGGCGCATTCGCCTGAGCCCCAAGGGGCGCACGTCCATCGAATCCAGCGGGGCGGTCTAGCCTCTGGGCATGCGGAACACGCTGCTCGTCATCCACATCATCGCCGTCGCCGCCTGGCTCGGCGCCAACCTCACCATGGCCTTCGCCGGGTCGATGACGAGGGGCGCCGACGTCGCGGCACGCCGCTGGTGGGCCGCCGCCCAGGGCAACCTTGCCCGCGTCTACAAGAGCATCGCCGCGACGGTTGTGCTCATAACGGGCGTCTGGTTGGTACTGCTCACCGTCGAGGGCGTGAGGCTGTTCGAGTTCTCGGACCCGTTCGTGAGCATCGGCTTCCTGGTCGTGATTGTCGGCGCTGGCCTCGGCATCTTCGTCTTCGGACCAGGCTGTCGCCAGATAGTGGCGTCCATAGACAGCGGCGACGCGCAGGGAGAGGCGCGGGCGACCAACAGACTTTCTGTGGTCGGTCTGGTCGACACGCTCCTGGTGGTGCTGGCCATCGTGGCCATGGTCGGGGGCTGGTAGCGCCTCAGCGCTGCAGGAGCGCGCGGGTCAGCGCCCGTCGCTCACCAACCCCGCTCGATCCATTCCTGCAGGTGGGGTGACTCGGCGCCGATGGTCGTGTCGTCGCCGTGGCCCGGCAGCACCATCGTGTCCGCGTCGAGCGTCGAGAAGATCAGGTCCTCGATCGAGGAGATGATGGTGGGGAAGTCGCCCCCCTCGAAGCCGGTCGCGCCGGGTCCGCCGGGGAAGAGTGTGTCGCCACTGAACAGGACCGGCTTGCCCTCGAGCCGGAAGCAGATCGACCCGGGCGTGTGGCCCGGGGTCTTGATTGTCCGCAGGCGCAGGTCACCCACCTCGATCACCGTGTCGTGCTCGAGGATCTCGTCGTAGCTGTCGAGCATCGAGGCGTCCTCGGTGGTGACGCCGACGGAGTAGCCGGCGTCGCGCATCTGGGGGATCGCCTGGATGTGGTCCCAGTGGCCGTGGGTCTCGAGCACCTTGCGCACCCCGAGGGACTTTGCGAGGTCGAGCAGCAGGTCGTGCTCGTTGGCGGCGTCGATCAGCACCGCGTCACCGGTATGGCGGCAGCGCAGCACGAACACGTTGTTCTCGAAGTCACCCACCACGACCTTGTGGATCTCGAAGTCGGTGTCACCCAGGTGGAACGTGTCAGCTGCCATCTGCGGAGTCTGCCAGACGCCAACTGCCGTGGAGCCTGCAGCCTCGACAGCCCGGCGATGAGACATGAGATGGGGGATTGACACAGCGGAGCGGGTCCCATAGTTTACATAGTAGTTAATTAACGAAGTCGTTAATCGCCCGCAGGGGTCGAGGTGGCGGCCGGGATCGGTGGATGAGGTTGCGATGGCAGTGCTGCTGGACGAGAACGACGGCGCAACGGTGTCCGGCGAGGCTCGGCTCGATGACACATTCGCGGCCCTCGCCAACTCGACGCGTCGTGCCATCCTCTCCCGGCTGGCCGAGGGGGAGGCGAGTGTCAACGAGCTCGCCGAGCCCTTCGACATGACCCTGCCCGCCGTATCGCGGCACATCAAGGTGCTGGAGCATGCCGGCCTGGTCGTACGCGGCCGCCGCGCCCAGTACCGCCCGTGTGGCCTGGATGCCGCTCCGCTGCAGGAGGTCTCCGACTGGACCGAGAAGTACCGGCCGATCTGGGAACAACGATTCGACCGGATGGACGACTACCTGGCGAGATTCCAGGGTGAGACTGGCGAACCGCCGGATGAGACTGGCGAACCGCCAGATGAGAAAGGTGCAAACGATGAGTGACGATGCAACCCAGTCAGTGGTCATCGAACGAACCCTCGACGCGCCCATCGAGCTGGTGTGGCGGATGTGGACCGAAGGCGAGCACTTCGCGGCCTGGTACGGGCCCGAGGGCGCGACCATCCCGGTCGCGGTGATCGACGCGACGGTGGGAGGGGGCCGGTTCGTGTGCATGGAGATGGACACGCCCGATGGCCCCATGCGGATGTGCCTCACCGGCGAGCACAGCGTGGTCGACGCGCCCAGCCGGCTCGTCTACACCGAGCTTCCCGCCGACGAGGAGGGCAATCCGCTTCCG
This genomic interval from Actinomycetes bacterium contains the following:
- the sufS gene encoding SufS family cysteine desulfurase, with amino-acid sequence MASDNVSARSDATTVLDTAAIKADFPIFTNRTDPPLVFLDSAASSQKPTAVLQAMDHYYENDHANVHRAAYDLAEAATNALEGARAKVARFIGAPATEEIIFTKNATEAINLVARSWGGANLGPGDAIVLTQLEHHADIVPWQQLAAERGFEIRWIPLTEDSQLDLSELDLLLDGAKLVGLTAMSNVVGTITPVKRITEAAHAAGALVCLDACQSVPHLPTDVTDLGVDFMAFSGHKMCGPTGVGVLWARRELLEAMPPFLGGGGMILDVRLDGFIAAELPAKFEAGTPPVAEAVGLGAAVDYLSALGMDAVRAHEIELTAYAMRTLTERLGDDLNIHGPAEPDQRGGVMSFAYAGIHPHDLSQVLNQSGVCVRPGHHCAKPLMRCLGVGATARASWYIYNDEDDIDALAEAIAASGDFFAF
- the sufC gene encoding Fe-S cluster assembly ATPase SufC: MADAATTPLFETRDLHARPATADADESAGDGAHTGDTVSSDILRGVTLQVAPGEVHALMGPNGSGKSTLANVLMGSPEYEVTSGSVRYKGDDVTDWSPDLRGREGMFLAFQYPQEVAGVPVRQFLRQALSQRKGIDLSVLEIRLAIMEWMKRLDMDPAFADRFLNEGFSGGEKKRNEVLQMAMLEPDLAILDETDSGLDIDALKVVAAGVNAVREDRPDLGVVVITHYQKLLDYITPDVVHILLDGRIVDSGGPELAKRLEQEGFDQWRATT
- a CDS encoding sulfite exporter TauE/SafE family protein, which codes for MERLLIFFAAGLIAQLFDGSLGMGFGVIGTSVLVAGGATAAAASAVIHAAKLGTSVISGTAHWRFGNVHWRTVWAIGLPGMLGGFLGAWFLSSVDGASMAPVTATVLLILGILMLARFAFGATPPTAEPDHIRRSVLVPVGLVGGTVDAIGGGGWGPVATPSLMGPARMEPRLAIGSVAASEFLVALGAVIGFAPHLGDLEVDWGQFGALLAGAAVAAPFAAWAVKVLPVRVLGTFVGAMIVTLNLRTILAGLGTSALLVTAVVLACIPMAVVLVTRSVHLDREEQAVLRSAEARDVLEAAGASESGHC
- a CDS encoding MBL fold metallo-hydrolase, whose product is MAADTFHLGDTDFEIHKVVVGDFENNVFVLRCRHTGDAVLIDAANEHDLLLDLAKSLGVRKVLETHGHWDHIQAIPQMRDAGYSVGVTTEDASMLDSYDEILEHDTVIEVGDLRLRTIKTPGHTPGSICFRLEGKPVLFSGDTLFPGGPGATGFEGGDFPTIISSIEDLIFSTLDADTMVLPGHGDDTTIGAESPHLQEWIERGW
- a CDS encoding metalloregulator ArsR/SmtB family transcription factor encodes the protein MAVLLDENDGATVSGEARLDDTFAALANSTRRAILSRLAEGEASVNELAEPFDMTLPAVSRHIKVLEHAGLVVRGRRAQYRPCGLDAAPLQEVSDWTEKYRPIWEQRFDRMDDYLARFQGETGEPPDETGEPPDEKGANDE
- a CDS encoding SRPBCC domain-containing protein, whose amino-acid sequence is MSDDATQSVVIERTLDAPIELVWRMWTEGEHFAAWYGPEGATIPVAVIDATVGGGRFVCMEMDTPDGPMRMCLTGEHSVVDAPSRLVYTELPADEEGNPLPPEQAGMPPGHPGTTEVTVALEGVGAKTHMVMTHAGIPAGSPGEMGWNMALDKLTRHLADG